The Motacilla alba alba isolate MOTALB_02 chromosome 27, Motacilla_alba_V1.0_pri, whole genome shotgun sequence genome includes a window with the following:
- the AOC3 gene encoding membrane primary amine oxidase isoform X7 — translation MVQLESAYVQGRMSVEKVRRAPWDGDFSSMKPRAAAAAPFPLQFEPQGPRYSVRNNRVLFQGWSFAFGMSVSTGLRLFDIRHKGERVAYEISVQEALSVYGSNCPAGMSTRYMDGSFGLGRYTSPLVPGVDCPYLATYVDTHSLSDSLRPKKRKASICIFEQNLGSPLRRHYSNLQSLYYGGLVNSALVLRSIATVGNYDYVWDFIFYQNGALEGKVQATGYPSSSFLHGDGLRYGNRLWEHTLGTIHTHFVNYKVDLDVAGVKNSLVAQDMAFEMARAPWSPEQQIERPRLTKKVLDTEDQAAFQLQSKMPRYIYFASNSKNKWGHQRGYRIQISSSAGDHVPEASSMERAISWARYQLAVTRRKEEEPTSTSIYNQNDPWTPTVAFADFINNETITNEDLVAWITAGFLHIPHAEDIPNTVTVGNSVGFLLRPYNYCDLDPSIYSPDGVFFTSEQDFTSCEINPLACLPKTASCLPNFPPFTYDGFRNMSRL, via the exons ATGGTGCAGCTGGAGAGCGCCTACGTGCAGGGCCGGATGAGCGTGGAGAAGGTGAGGAGGGCGCCGTGGGACGGGGACTTCTCGTCCATGAAGCCTCgagcggccgcggccgcgccgtTCCCGCTGCAGTTTGAGCCGCAGGGTCCCCGCTACAGCGTCAGGAACAACCGGGTGCtcttccagggctggagcttTGCCTTTGGCATGAGCGTGAGCACGGGCCTGCGGCTGTTTGACATCCGACACAAGGGGGAGAGGGTTGCCTATGAGATCAGCGTGCAGGAGGCGCTGTCCGTGTACGGCTCCAACTGCCCGGCGGGGATGTCCACGCGCTACATGGACGGCAGCTTCGGCCTGGGGCGCTACACCTCGCCCCTGGTGCCAGGGGTGGACTGTCCCTACCTGGCCACCTATGTGGACACACACTCTCTGTCTGACAGCCTGAGGCCCAAGAAGAGGAAGGCTTCAATTTGCATCTTTGAGCAGAACCTGGGCTCCCCACTGAGGCGCCACTACTCCAACTTGCAGTCGCTCTACTACGGGGGGCTGGTCAACTCCGCTCTGGTGCTTCGCTCCATCGCCACCGTGGGCAACTACGACTACGTGTGGGACTTCATCTTCTACCAGAATGGGGCCCTGGAGGGCAAGGTGCAGGCCACGGGGTACCCAAGCTCATCCTTTCTCCATGGGGATGGCCTGAGATATGGCAATAGGCTTTGGGAGCACACCCTGGGTACCATACACACCCACTTTGTCAACTACAAAGTGGACTTGGACGTGGCAG GGGTGAAAAACTCCCTCGTGGCCCAGGACATGGCGTTTGAGATGGCGCGGGCTCcctggagcccagagcagcagataGAGCGGCCACGACTCACCAAGAAGGTCCTGGACACAGAAGACCAGGCTGCCTTCCAGCTCCAGTCCAAGATGCCCAGATACATCTACTTTGCATCCAACAGCAAAAACAAGTGGGGCCACCAGCGTGGCTACAGGATCCAGATCTCCAGTTCTGCAGGGGACCACGTCCCCGAGGCCAGTTCCATGGAGAGGGCCATCAGCTGGGCAAG GTACCAGCTGGCTGTCACCcggaggaaggaggaggagccCACCAGCACCAGCATCTACAACCAGAACGACCCCTGGACGCCCACTGTGGCCTTTGCTGACTTCATCAACAACGAGACCATCACCAACGAG GACCTGGTTGCCTGGATAACTGCTGGCTTCCTTCACATTCCACACGCTGAGGATATTCCCAACACTGTGACCGTGGGAAACTCGGTTGGTTTTCTCCTGAGGCCCTACAACTACTGTGACCTGGACCCCTCTATATACTCCCCTGATGGTGTGTTTTTCACCAGTGAGCAGGACTTTACATCATGTGAAATCAACCCTCTCGCCTGCTTGCCCAAAACTGCCTCTTGTTTGCCAAACTTTCCCCCATTCACCTATGATGGTTTTCGAAATATGAGCAGGCTTTAA
- the AOC3 gene encoding membrane primary amine oxidase isoform X4 — translation MNLKPVLILLGLALATIFALVCVLLTRERSPRSCQHLPPEQEDTEDGQSLVFADLTAEEMSQVVRYLQGHLGVPLVDASRAEPSENCIAWVDLQVPAKAEVLRFLDAGGARPPREALAVLYFGKQPEPNITEYVVGPLPRPAYHRDVTAHKYGGKVPYHRRPTLAVEYKQIGGFLKSQVFPSAPAFMQQVMEYDGTNLAAVTAAPRGFQSGDRLTWFVLFQNVSGFFVHPVGLEVLVDHSSLDTSQWAVSRVFYNGQYYRDMVQLESAYVQGRMSVEKVRRAPWDGDFSSMKPRAAAAAPFPLQFEPQGPRYSVRNNRVLFQGWSFAFGMSVSTGLRLFDIRHKGERVAYEISVQEALSVYGSNCPAGMSTRYMDGSFGLGRYTSPLVPGVDCPYLATYVDTHSLSDSLRPKKRKASICIFEQNLGSPLRRHYSNLQSLYYGGLVNSALVLRSIATVGNYDYVWDFIFYQNGALEGKVQATGYPSSSFLHGDGLRYGNRLWEHTLGTIHTHFVNYKVDLDVAGVKNSLVAQDMAFEMARAPWSPEQQIERPRLTKKVLDTEDQAAFQLQSKMPRYIYFASNSKNKWGHQRGYRIQISSSAGDHVPEASSMERAISWARYQLAVTRRKEEEPTSTSIYNQNDPWTPTVAFADFINNETITNEDLVAWITAGFLHIPHAEDIPNTVTVGNSVGFLLRPYNYCDLDPSIYSPDGVFFTSEQDFTSCEINPLACLPKTASCLPNFPPFTYDGFRNMSRL, via the exons ATGAACTTGAAACCCGTGCTCATCCTCCTTGGTCTGGCGTTAGCCACGATCTTCGCCTTGGTCTGCGTGTTGCTGACCAGAGaaaggagccccaggagctgccagcacctgccCCCGGAGCAGGAGGACACGGAGGATGGCCAGAGCCTGGTGTTTGCTGACCTGACAGCTGAGGAGATGTCGCAGGTGGTGCGGtacctgcagggacacctcgGGGTGCCGCTGGTGGACGCGTCGCGTGCCGAGCCCTCGGAGAACTGCATCGCCTGGGTGGATCTGCAGGTGCCCGCCAAGGCAGAGGTGCTGCGGTTCCTGGACGCCGGCGGGGCTCGTCCCCCCCGggaggctctggctgtgctgtaCTTTGGGAAGCAGCCGGAGCCCAACATCACCGAGTACGTGGTGGGGCCGCTGCCGAGGCCGGCGTACCACCGGGACGTGACGGCGCACAAGTACGGGGGGAAGGTGCCCTACCACCGCAGGCCCACGCTGGCTGTTGAATACAAGCAGATTGGAGGGTTCCTGAAGAGCCAAGTGTTCCCCTCAGCTCCAGCTTTCATGCAGCAAGTGATGGAGTATGATGGAACCAACCTTGCTGCGGTGACAGCTGCTCCCCGTGGATTCCAGTCTGGGGACCGGCTCACCTGGTTTGTCCTCTTCCAGAACGTCAGCGGGTTCTTTGTGCACCCGgtggggctggaggtgctggtggacCACAGCAGCCTGGACACGTCGCAGTGGGCGGTGAGCAGGGTGTTCTACAACGGGCAGTACTACAGGGACATGGTGCAGCTGGAGAGCGCCTACGTGCAGGGCCGGATGAGCGTGGAGAAGGTGAGGAGGGCGCCGTGGGACGGGGACTTCTCGTCCATGAAGCCTCgagcggccgcggccgcgccgtTCCCGCTGCAGTTTGAGCCGCAGGGTCCCCGCTACAGCGTCAGGAACAACCGGGTGCtcttccagggctggagcttTGCCTTTGGCATGAGCGTGAGCACGGGCCTGCGGCTGTTTGACATCCGACACAAGGGGGAGAGGGTTGCCTATGAGATCAGCGTGCAGGAGGCGCTGTCCGTGTACGGCTCCAACTGCCCGGCGGGGATGTCCACGCGCTACATGGACGGCAGCTTCGGCCTGGGGCGCTACACCTCGCCCCTGGTGCCAGGGGTGGACTGTCCCTACCTGGCCACCTATGTGGACACACACTCTCTGTCTGACAGCCTGAGGCCCAAGAAGAGGAAGGCTTCAATTTGCATCTTTGAGCAGAACCTGGGCTCCCCACTGAGGCGCCACTACTCCAACTTGCAGTCGCTCTACTACGGGGGGCTGGTCAACTCCGCTCTGGTGCTTCGCTCCATCGCCACCGTGGGCAACTACGACTACGTGTGGGACTTCATCTTCTACCAGAATGGGGCCCTGGAGGGCAAGGTGCAGGCCACGGGGTACCCAAGCTCATCCTTTCTCCATGGGGATGGCCTGAGATATGGCAATAGGCTTTGGGAGCACACCCTGGGTACCATACACACCCACTTTGTCAACTACAAAGTGGACTTGGACGTGGCAG GGGTGAAAAACTCCCTCGTGGCCCAGGACATGGCGTTTGAGATGGCGCGGGCTCcctggagcccagagcagcagataGAGCGGCCACGACTCACCAAGAAGGTCCTGGACACAGAAGACCAGGCTGCCTTCCAGCTCCAGTCCAAGATGCCCAGATACATCTACTTTGCATCCAACAGCAAAAACAAGTGGGGCCACCAGCGTGGCTACAGGATCCAGATCTCCAGTTCTGCAGGGGACCACGTCCCCGAGGCCAGTTCCATGGAGAGGGCCATCAGCTGGGCAAG GTACCAGCTGGCTGTCACCcggaggaaggaggaggagccCACCAGCACCAGCATCTACAACCAGAACGACCCCTGGACGCCCACTGTGGCCTTTGCTGACTTCATCAACAACGAGACCATCACCAACGAG GACCTGGTTGCCTGGATAACTGCTGGCTTCCTTCACATTCCACACGCTGAGGATATTCCCAACACTGTGACCGTGGGAAACTCGGTTGGTTTTCTCCTGAGGCCCTACAACTACTGTGACCTGGACCCCTCTATATACTCCCCTGATGGTGTGTTTTTCACCAGTGAGCAGGACTTTACATCATGTGAAATCAACCCTCTCGCCTGCTTGCCCAAAACTGCCTCTTGTTTGCCAAACTTTCCCCCATTCACCTATGATGGTTTTCGAAATATGAGCAGGCTTTAA
- the AOC3 gene encoding membrane primary amine oxidase isoform X8: MAFEMARAPWSPEQQIERPRLTKKVLDTEDQAAFQLQSKMPRYIYFASNSKNKWGHQRGYRIQISSSAGDHVPEASSMERAISWARYQLAVTRRKEEEPTSTSIYNQNDPWTPTVAFADFINNETITNEDLVAWITAGFLHIPHAEDIPNTVTVGNSVGFLLRPYNYCDLDPSIYSPDGVFFTSEQDFTSCEINPLACLPKTASCLPNFPPFTYDGFRNMSRL; encoded by the exons ATGGCGTTTGAGATGGCGCGGGCTCcctggagcccagagcagcagataGAGCGGCCACGACTCACCAAGAAGGTCCTGGACACAGAAGACCAGGCTGCCTTCCAGCTCCAGTCCAAGATGCCCAGATACATCTACTTTGCATCCAACAGCAAAAACAAGTGGGGCCACCAGCGTGGCTACAGGATCCAGATCTCCAGTTCTGCAGGGGACCACGTCCCCGAGGCCAGTTCCATGGAGAGGGCCATCAGCTGGGCAAG GTACCAGCTGGCTGTCACCcggaggaaggaggaggagccCACCAGCACCAGCATCTACAACCAGAACGACCCCTGGACGCCCACTGTGGCCTTTGCTGACTTCATCAACAACGAGACCATCACCAACGAG GACCTGGTTGCCTGGATAACTGCTGGCTTCCTTCACATTCCACACGCTGAGGATATTCCCAACACTGTGACCGTGGGAAACTCGGTTGGTTTTCTCCTGAGGCCCTACAACTACTGTGACCTGGACCCCTCTATATACTCCCCTGATGGTGTGTTTTTCACCAGTGAGCAGGACTTTACATCATGTGAAATCAACCCTCTCGCCTGCTTGCCCAAAACTGCCTCTTGTTTGCCAAACTTTCCCCCATTCACCTATGATGGTTTTCGAAATATGAGCAGGCTTTAA